From one Anaerolineae bacterium genomic stretch:
- a CDS encoding Rrf2 family transcriptional regulator — protein MLVNRETDYAIRVILYLAMQPEGTRVSAKRLAVEKVIPKAFTRRILTRLAKAGLLKSLKGLKGGVYLAKMPSQISILEVMEAVGRVPRVSPCIEDPRACPFTSTCPVRELWIDIDKELKEHLRETTFEQLAYRFSKQEEKSPTGSA, from the coding sequence ATGTTGGTGAACCGTGAGACCGATTATGCTATAAGGGTTATTTTATACCTTGCCATGCAACCGGAAGGCACCAGGGTCAGCGCAAAGCGGCTGGCAGTAGAAAAGGTCATCCCTAAAGCTTTTACACGGCGCATTTTGACCAGGCTTGCAAAAGCGGGCCTTCTAAAAAGCTTAAAGGGGCTGAAGGGCGGAGTTTATCTGGCCAAGATGCCCTCCCAGATAAGTATCCTGGAAGTAATGGAGGCGGTGGGAAGAGTTCCCCGGGTAAGCCCTTGCATTGAGGACCCCAGGGCATGCCCTTTTACTTCCACTTGCCCCGTTCGTGAATTGTGGATTGATATAGATAAGGAGTTAAAGGAACACCTCAGGGAGACCACTTTTGAGCAATTAGCCTACAGATTCAGCAAACAGGAGGAAAAAAGCCCCACGGGAAGTGCATAA
- a CDS encoding transposase yields MRNWPEYDRALVQRGSGTLWISDEAIAGWRYERPNHRGAPFFYSDIAIETVLTLREVFLLPHRGAEGFVRSDSPAGSGPYDPFPARPKDGRPSSEAGSGTPASGSG; encoded by the coding sequence GTGCGGAATTGGCCAGAATATGACCGGGCTCTGGTCCAGAGGGGCTCTGGGACCCTCTGGATATCGGATGAGGCCATCGCCGGATGGCGGTATGAAAGGCCGAATCATCGGGGAGCCCCTTTCTTCTACAGCGATATTGCCATAGAGACGGTCCTGACCCTTCGGGAGGTCTTTCTCCTTCCCCATCGGGGAGCAGAGGGCTTTGTCCGTTCGGATTCCCCTGCCGGTTCTGGACCCTACGACCCTTTCCCGGCGAGGCCGAAAGATGGACGTCCGTCTTCCGAAGCGGGCTCAGGGACCCCTGCATCGGGTTCTGGATAG